TTCAGCCCAATAAGTGCTAAATGTAATTGTTGTTTTAATGTGCGGATCGAGCAGTAGCATTTGACCTCgaacctactatatatatatatatatatatatatatatatatatatatatatatatatatatatatatatatatatatatatatatatatatatatagtaggttcgaggtcatatatatatttatatatatagtagagagaTCAAATTAGAACTTTTTTGTGTGAAAACCCTGAGAACTTaaaaatacactaaaattcgagcaaaaaaaggaaattcgagcaaaaaaagtgaaattcgagcaaaaatgggacacGGGCAAACAAAAAAGGTgctattcgaacaaaaaaaaagggggcgaacaatttgtgttctacattttgatagtcgaacaaaaaaatgtagaacacgttgatattcgaacaaaaaatgcgatattcgaacaatttgtgttctacattttggtattagaaccaaaaaaaaaaaaatttgctcgactatgattttttgttcgtccgtgtttttttttttcctcgacttcctttttttttgctcgaattcccctttttttgctcgaattttagtgtatttggTTGTATTttagagttcctagagttctcaactAAAAAAGTTTTTactggatcctctccctatatatatatatatatatatatatatatatatatatatatatatatatatatatatatatatatatatatatatatatagtggtaggatcaagagggaagtaaccaatcggggggaagcaaaaactttttttttttcgttttttgaaaaaactttgttcacgaacattacagatgagatgaaaatatgaacatttagtagagacactttttgataaatgtttttattttggcgggaaaacgctcgaagaagtaatatataacaattatcgtgtttttcgagcgtatgttgaggttttagctattggggtttagatattagggtttagatattagggtttatacggtttagatattagggtttagaaatttagggtttagggtttagatttagggtttagattgagtttttaacacgaacggtttagagtttagggtttagggcttagggtttagggtttggtgttttgggtttatgaaataaacccaaaacaccaaaccctaaaccctaaaccctaaaccctaaactctaaatcgggctaaattttacttcacaaaacatgaaaaaaaaatcgttcatattcttcacgaacaatattatcttgaatgttatttttttcgatcgttttcccgtctaaataataacattcatcacgaagtgtcttttctaaatgttcatattttcgtgtgatcttgatgccggaaaaaaaaattccaaaaaaaacgaaaaaaaaaaaaattttgcttccccccgattggttacttccccattgatcctgcccctatatatatatatatatatatatatatatatatatatatatatatatatatatagcttcagGATGTTATGTCTAAATCATATTCTAAATTTATGGATGAGCCATATTTTccggtccggcccgcgcgatgcggcgggggctttcggcctgcgtatttaTATTTAAtgtagctttatgtatttacacAAGGGAAAACGGCCCATGTGTTAGCCGCCGTTTTAGGTGttgtcgtctttagtgttttttaaaaactgccgggttcgaacgtagttagttttgttttgttaataaaagtatttcgagtctaacggtgctgGCAAAAAAAATTAACTCgtagcgagcaggaagatacgggctatcgttgtgtttagcattttttaaaaagtgtccgtttcgaacgtgcttattttcgttttgttcataaaattatttcgagtctgaagctgctgtcggaaaaatttaactcgctgcgagcgggaagatacgggctgtcgttgtgtttagcgttttttaaaaagtgtgtgTTCCGAACGTacctagtttcgttttgttcataaaattatttcgagtttaacggtgtgctcggtgaaatttaactcgggccgaggaggaagatacgggctgtcgaagtgtgtgggtggagtttttattttaatttacaaaATTGACGGCTTAACCCCTGGAGTTTGGGGTAGTTTTTGTAAGGTGTTTATAGTTGAGGGGAAGAATGAAAAATTAAGTGTGAAAAGGGGGTAAAACTATTGTCGTTTTGGCCAAGTCCAAAACGACCAAGTTTCTCACGTCTATTAGTATGTATATAGTTGAGGGGAAGAATGAAAAATTAAGTGTGAAAAGGGGGTAAAACTATTGTCGTTTTGGCCAAGTCGAAAACGACCAAGTTTCTCACGTCTATTAGTGTGTATATAATATAATGTAAATTGTAAATTTGAAGATGTCTTTTAAATATTTTTCTTGAACGAACCGTGATTTCGCGTCATTCAACTaatgaaaaaaatataaaacagaaccAAGTTCTTTTATAGTCGAGCCTTTTTACAGTTAACACCTTAGTTAATATCCCTTTTTACAACTTCCTTAAATTGATATCCTTTTTTACAATTAATAAGATCTGAACACATACACACCATTGACATGACCAGTTTGACCGAATACCATTGACATATGAACATATAACACATACATTTGTTACTAAGTTagttttgacaaattttaaaatgtaGTTTGTATAAGCAAAACCTTGGGAATAAAATGTAACCCAAATCATAAATGAGCCAAATCACCACCTATACTTGCACATGAATGATCAGATAGAAATCTAAAAAAACACATAATATATAGAAGTCATATAGCATTAGCattactaattaaactaattagcaaCTACCACTTTTTTGGAACCATTAATTTAAGGTAACCAAACTAATTACCAAGTTAAGCTAGTTCTGATGTAGATGGTAAATATCTGCACCTAGTCCTACATCCCATCCCATATGAACAGTAAAACTGTACCAAAAAGGTTAGCTGTATGGTTTGCAACCACAAATCATCACTTAACAGGCTCAGATGTTGCTGCTTGACACAGAACGGGAGGTAGAGGTGCGGGTCACACTCAAGCTGGGATCCAACGGCTGTGAACTGTCTGTTTGGACTGGCACGAGACAACTTTGCATCCTCATTTCATAACTCACGCGTTGACTTTCTGGGACAGTCGATTGCTCAGCGCCACCTGGCACGGACGCCGTGTTTTGTCTTCTGACATTAGGAAAGACCAGAGAACGGCACCGAGGGCATCTTATATTGCCTCGAAGCTATGTATCGATGCATGTCACATGAAAAATATGAGCACAAGGAAGGCCACGAACCTAAAAAAATAAGAATTTTTTTGTTAACTTACAATATAGGTGTCATGCCTATATATCTTATCTGTTTGACATATAGTAAATGAAAACAAGTATTACCTCTTGGTTAATACGAAACTCCTCCAGGCAAATTGGATAGTCACTGCAGTCAGTCGGGACATCTCTGAGAGTATAGATTGGAACAATGGCTTCGTATGCCAAAATGTTTGGATGACGAATCATGCTAACCAAAACCTAGAAAACAGATACAATACAATTACTATTTGTTACTGTATATAACTCCCAACAGAGTCATTCACCTTAAGAGAACAATAGTTGAAACAAACAGTAAAAGCATAATAAACATAAAAGAGTGAAGAACAGTCATATAATTAGAAACTACGCAAATCATTTAACCAACTATCAAATATAGAAAGAAGAAAAGTAACACATAAAAGTAGTTTCATGCAGTGTTATAAGTATTTCATAACAGTTGCTCAAAGTTACTTAATAAAAAATGAAAACAAATATGATTATGTAAAGATTACCTCAAATCCTGATAAAGGAGTTTCGGGTGAAGCATATGTTAAAAGAGACCCTCTATAAAACCACTGCAAAAGACAAGAATCACACTACATTGTACAATGATACAATTAGAATATAAGAAGCATGATTATGTTTATGTGCTACCTTATTCCAAAATAAAACAGCAATAATGAAGAGCCCAATGGACGTGAAAAGTAACAATTCAACCATACCCCATTGCAGGTTAGCAGGCAACTGCAAGAAATTTACAAATAGGATTTTTACAATAATAATTCATTCacattaacattaattaattaatacCACAATTGCTACATCCACTATTAACTTAATAAAGAAGCAATTAAAAGAACTCACACAATCCGATTCGATAGCAAACCAAATGGTCCCAACAAAAGTCTGTATCCAAAGATACACATACAACACTGCATTGATACTTAGAACCACAACTCTTACAGAAAGACGTTTGCCTCGTAGCTCACCACCATTTTCCCTGTACCATTTCATAATTCAGTTATGTATGCAACAAAAAGAAACATTTTGTATCTTGAATCATTATTTGTATATAGAGTATAATCAGCATGATCTCATAAAAGACATATATAGTATAGTAAGAAGTAATATTAATTAAGTGATCACAAATTATATTACACATTTTGGTTTGTCACTTTCAAACAAACTAGATATAATTTAAAGAAGATATAATATAATGATTGTTCCTAATTAAATCAAATGAATTATAGTATAAACTAGGGGAATGTAGAAAGCATACAATCCGATCGATGCTACAATAAAGTTATCAACAAGCTTCAAGCAGTGAAAAATGAAAACAACTGCAAAGTGAACCTAAATCAAAACAATTAACAGCACATCAGTCTCAAATATTCATAATTCATAACAAACAAGCAACATTTCTAATTAAAAAAAGGAAGATAAAAAGATATTTATCAATAATATTTACTTTATAACTAAAAATGatacaatataatataattaaatacaacATAATTAAGCACTAGTAATAAATATGAAAATTAAAATGACGTACCGCTATCCACAGATGAAATGGAAATTGACGACGACTGTAATATTTCTCGTTCCAAAGAGCAGCGATTCTATCAATCACAAACGTCAAGGAAACAAAAAGACCGTATACATAAAAAGGTAATAACATTAATGCGGATAATCAACAAAGTACAAATAAAAAAGAAACCAAAACGAGCCCTAGTGAAACTAAATACCTAAAATAAATAAAAGGTCTCACCAACCAACATGGTGAAGACACGTTTACCTAGGTTACAAATGGAAACTTTAAACCGTAACAAACGGAATTTAAAATAACCATCACCACCATAGGTGATCTCCACCAACGAAGGCCACCATCAACAGGGTGGCACAACACCGGGCAACACAGATCCGGCCAGATCAGCAGTGGTAGAGGATCTGCGGTAAGAACTGAAAGAAAAGGCGAACAAAAGGAGAGCCAAGCACTCATAGTCGGACACACCACTTGAACGGTGGTGGAGAACGACTACGACCACCGGAGCAACCTCACGGCGGTCGGAAAAACAGAAATAAGATAACGCTTGCTGGAAAACGAAAACATGCCCTGATTGACGGGATGAAGGAGATCGAGCAAACGTAACCCCTACCACCACGAGAATGGCGGTAAAAAAGGGTTACATCCGTCGGAAAAACTTGCCACCACCGGAGAGAGACCAAAGAGAATCCGGCGAGATAACGGAAAGATAAAGGAGGGAGAGAGAAGCCTACGGAACACCGGAGAGATTCCGATGGCCGGAGGTGGCCACGAGCAAGAAAGAGCAACAAACCTGAAGGAGATTAGGGTTGCAATTGGGCGGGAACAAAAGAGGCTAGGGGGACACAAATGGAGAGCGACGGTCAACTATTGGTCAAACGAGAAAAGTACGTCGGAGTATGAATTTACTAACTACTGTAGTTATTACCAGTAAGTATACTGTAGTTATTACCTCTACtacatcaaatcaaatcaaatgggTCAATAAGTGAGGAACAAAAATGGAAACTTAAGGAATTTGAATTATAAAAGGATACATGGCATATGCAAAAATCGTCAAAAAGGTTACATCGTACCTGCAAAATCAAAATTGGAGgacgaattattattattatcatatcagttAAAATTAAAATGTAGAACTATCAATGAATTAAATTAACTAACCATGTGACACCAGTGTTTCCGATCGGCATTGATGAACAAAACCCTAGGTTTCAGTGATAAAGTGAAAAAACCCTAGGTTGAAGTGGCTTTTAGTGATGAAGTGAGTAAATTTCAGTAATGAAGTGAAAAAAAAAACCCTAGGTTGAAATTTACGAGACTAcacgtacaaaaaaaaaaaaaatatatatatatatatatatatatatatatatatatatatatatatatatatatatatatatatatatatatatatatatatatatacatatatatatatacatatatatataattaacgtcaaaaaataagtaaataaaattcaaaaaaaaaataataataaaaagccaCTTATTGTGAAATGGAGGGAGGGAAAGCAACGCATACATTGGTGTATGAGAGACGCAAATATGGTGAtgttaaataatatattaaattaaattaagtaGCAAAATCACAGGAACGGTTAAAACCATCACAGGAACAATCGATTGGAGATCGAGTGATAATAGAGATGAGAGGAAGCAGAGACGATTTAATGGAATTGAATCGAATGAGAAACCAATAGATTATTTCAAATCAATTTTCTAGGGTTTCTTTGTATTATTGGAATTGAAAGATGGGTCTCAAAAAATTGAGAGCAGATTGGGAAAAAAAAGAGCTTACCGAATGAAACTAAGGGCCTGTTTACTTTTTTTACATTAAGTCAATTTATGGATATAGATGGCAGAATGGATATAGAGTGACCGAATGTAGTAATCGGTGAATAAATAATGGTGTTTACTTTTCGTAACAAATTAATGGTCTGAAtgataaaaattactattttacccttaaactaaataattaataattttaataaatataaaattatattaccGAAAACATCCACTACGCTATTATTAAtaaccatataataaaaataaaataacattTCAAGTTAATAAAAATTTGATACAAATATACACAGTAACAATTAGAGTGGCTGTGGCCGTAaggatggcatcgggtcgggtttgggtcgggtttaggtaatcccggacccgaacccgattaagaaacccggcccgaaacccgtcgggtccccatttacttgcATACT
This genomic window from Rutidosis leptorrhynchoides isolate AG116_Rl617_1_P2 chromosome 2, CSIRO_AGI_Rlap_v1, whole genome shotgun sequence contains:
- the LOC139890680 gene encoding E3 ubiquitin-protein ligase SIS3-like, which codes for MPIGNTGVTWYDVTFLTIFAYAIIAALWNEKYYSRRQFPFHLWIAVHFAVVFIFHCLKLVDNFIVASIGLENGGELRGKRLSVRVVVLSINAVLYVYLWIQTFVGTIWFAIESDCLPANLQWGMVELLLFTSIGLFIIAVLFWNKWFYRGSLLTYASPETPLSGFEVLVSMIRHPNILAYEAIVPIYTLRDVPTDCSDYPICLEEFRINQEVRGLPCAHIFHVTCIDT